A portion of the Punica granatum isolate Tunisia-2019 chromosome 7, ASM765513v2, whole genome shotgun sequence genome contains these proteins:
- the LOC116214004 gene encoding uncharacterized protein LOC116214004 isoform X1 — MEWNKDEALKAKEIAEKKIVEMDMNGALRFAVKAQNMDPTLDGLPQLLATLNIYVSAENKINGEVDWYRVLGVQPSADDETIRKSYRKLALILHPDKNKAIGSDGAFKILSEAWSVLSDKIKRISHDQRRNWGTICKKTPNGSFPMSHEHDRFYHPGPSSQKFSPRVSVGASHLSSVSAHTTTPPYKPTFWTACNACKVQFEFMTRYVNRHLRCPNCHQSFMAVEILPPPINGNGLFSSQASSILQRNPSKMKLSGKADSMGFCYSNLPGKSTPSYGVLPKLGSVRTSPSPALSTAGFQSNFGLEHTQRTHFSMKANGGVRGMSSNASFSSKLDAGGPRKKRRPLEPGANCREREDTGSRIVTAIGGGGSMMETGGGASRPNSTRELSQLETRSLLMQKARTEIQKRLSEWSMMKHVAGKSSFSTKKVKEHQKEMKNSTSNGVQDGASRLRQHMDMKEAYQTEKPSCATSTVDMEVDCSANSMSVPDPDFYDFDKNRVESSFGDNQIWAIYDDDDGMPRYYAFVHNLISAKPFKMRISWLSSKSNLEFSPVKWVASGFPKTCGNLRIGKSEVYDSLYSFSHRVKWTKGPRGIIQIYPIKGDVWALYRNWSADWNEFTSDEIIHSYDMVEVLEDYREDCGVTVAPLVKVPGFRAVFQKHLDPTKVRKIPREEMFRFSHQIPSHKLSGQEATHAPKGCWELDPASTPLELLQVVTECSKEEDLLVGPRMPTGEVRGNGNITAGNISKKDVENNVSEAALKAGGKVQGKKLLVYQRRRRGRKQNVRC; from the coding sequence ATGGAATGGAACAAGGATGAGGCACTCAAGGCGAAGGAAATCGCAGAGAAGAAGATCGTGGAAATGGACATGAATGGAGCCCTAAGATTTGCTGTAAAGGCCCAGAACATGGATCCTACTCTTGATGGCCTTCCTCAGTTGCTGGCAActctaaatatatatgtctctGCTGAGAATAAAATCAATGGTGAAGTTGATTGGTATAGGGTGCTTGGTGTACAGCCCTCAGCCGATGATGAGACAATTCGGAAAAGTTATAGGAAGCTTGCCCTTATTCTTCACCCAGACAAAAATAAAGCAATTGGTTCAGATGGAGCGTTCAAAATACTATCTGAAGCCTGGAGCGTGCTTTCTGATAAGATCAAGAGAATATCACATGATCAGAGGCGGAACTGGGGGACTATATGCAAGAAAACTCCGAATGGAAGTTTTCCGATGTCACATGAACATGATCGCTTTTATCATCCTGGTCCAAGTAGCCAAAAGTTCAGTCCAAGGGTCTCTGTGGGAGCTTCTCATCTCAGTAGTGTATCAGCTCATACTACTACACCACCATATAAGCCCACATTTTGGACTGCCTGCAATGCTTGCAAAGTGCAGTTTGAGTTCATGACTCGATATGTGAATCGCCATCTTCGATGTCCCAACTGTCATCAGTCCTTCATGGCTGTTGAGATTCTGCCCCCACCAATAAATGGGAATGGTTTGTTTTCCTCACAGGCTTCATCTATTCTGCAGCGGAATCCCAGTAAAATGAAGCTTTCTGGTAAAGCAGATTCAATGGGCTTTTGTTATAGCAACTTACCAGGCAAGTCAACTCCTTCTTATGGTGTTTTGCCAAAACTTGGGAGTGTTAGAACATCCCCTTCACCAGCATTATCTACTGCAGGTTTCCAATCAAACTTTGGGTTGGAGCACACCCAGAGGACGCACTTTTCTATGAAGGCTAATGGTGGTGTAAGGGGCATGTCATCTAATGCCAGTTTCAGTTCTAAACTGGACGCTGGGGGGCCTAGGAAAAAGAGACGCCCACTCGAACCAGGGGCTAATTGTAGGGAGAGAGAAGATACCGGAAGCCGCATTGTGACAGCAATAGGAGGAGGTGGTTCGATGATGGAAACTGGAGGTGGAGCAAGTCGGCCAAACAGTACAAGGGAGCTGTCACAGCTAGAAACTCGAAGCTTATTAATGCAGAAGGCCAGGACAGAAATCCAGAAGAGACTTAGTGAATGGAGTATGATGAAACACGTTGCAGGCAAATCATCTTTTTCAACAAAGAAGGTCAAGGAGCAtcagaaagaaatgaaaaattcaaCTTCTAATGGGGTGCAAGATGGTGCCAGCAGATTGAGACAGCACATGGACATGAAGGAAGCCTATCAAACTGAGAAGCCTTCTTGTGCTACTTCAACAGTTGATATGGAGGTAGACTGTTCTGCCAATTCAATGAGCGTCCCAGATCCagatttttatgattttgaCAAGAATCGTGTAGAGTCATCGTTCGGTGATAACCAAATTTGGGCCATTTATGATGATGACGACGGGATGCCGCGCTACTATGCTTTTGTTCACAATTTGATATCTGCAAAGCCATTTAAAATGCGGATTAGTTGGCTCAGTTCCAAAAGCAACCTGGAGTTCAGTCCTGTGAAGTGGGTAGCATCTGGTTTTCCCAAGACGTGTGGGAACTTGCGCATTGGGAAGTCTGAAGTCTATGATTCTCTCTATTCTTTCTCACACAGGGTGAAGTGGACCAAAGGACCCAGAGGCATAATTCAGATTTATCCCATCAAAGGTGATGTTTGGGCTCTCTATAGGAACTGGTCTGCTGATTGGAATGAGTTCACGTCAGATGAGATCATACACAGCTATGACATGGTCGAAGTCCTTGAAGATTACCGTGAGGATTGTGGTGTGACTGTTGCTCCCCTGGTCAAAGTTCCTGGCTTCAGGGCTGTATTTCAGAAGCATTTGGATCCAACTAAAGTTCGGAAAATTCCAAGGGAGGAAATGTTCCGCTTCTCGCATCAAATCCCTTCTCACAAGCTTTCAGGTCAGGAAGCCACCCATGCTCCTAAGGGATGTTGGGAGCTTGATCCTGCATCCACTCCTCTGGAACTTCTTCAAGTAGTAACTGAATGCAGCAAGGAAGAAGATCTGTTGGTTGGTCCTAGAATGCCCACGGGAGAAGTTAGGGGTAATGGCAATATTACTGCGggaaatatttcaaaaaaggaTGTTGAAAACAATGTATCGGAAGCAGCACTAAAGGCAGGGGGAAAGGTACAAGGAAAGAAGCTTTTGGTGTATCAACGAAGACGTAGAGGAAGAAAGCAAAATGTCCGGTGCTGA
- the LOC116214004 gene encoding uncharacterized protein LOC116214004 isoform X2 yields MEWNKDEALKAKEIAEKKIVEMDMNGALRFAVKAQNMDPTLDGLPQLLATLNIYVSAENKINGEVDWYRVLGVQPSADDETIRKSYRKLALILHPDKNKAIGSDGAFKILSEAWSVLSDKIKRISHDQRRNWGTICKKTPNGSFPMSHEHDRFYHPGPSSQKFSPRVSVGASHLSSVSAHTTTPPYKPTFWTACNACKVQFEFMTRYVNRHLRCPNCHQSFMAVEILPPPINGNGLFSSQASSILQRNPSKMKLSGKADSMGFCYSNLPGFQSNFGLEHTQRTHFSMKANGGVRGMSSNASFSSKLDAGGPRKKRRPLEPGANCREREDTGSRIVTAIGGGGSMMETGGGASRPNSTRELSQLETRSLLMQKARTEIQKRLSEWSMMKHVAGKSSFSTKKVKEHQKEMKNSTSNGVQDGASRLRQHMDMKEAYQTEKPSCATSTVDMEVDCSANSMSVPDPDFYDFDKNRVESSFGDNQIWAIYDDDDGMPRYYAFVHNLISAKPFKMRISWLSSKSNLEFSPVKWVASGFPKTCGNLRIGKSEVYDSLYSFSHRVKWTKGPRGIIQIYPIKGDVWALYRNWSADWNEFTSDEIIHSYDMVEVLEDYREDCGVTVAPLVKVPGFRAVFQKHLDPTKVRKIPREEMFRFSHQIPSHKLSGQEATHAPKGCWELDPASTPLELLQVVTECSKEEDLLVGPRMPTGEVRGNGNITAGNISKKDVENNVSEAALKAGGKVQGKKLLVYQRRRRGRKQNVRC; encoded by the exons ATGGAATGGAACAAGGATGAGGCACTCAAGGCGAAGGAAATCGCAGAGAAGAAGATCGTGGAAATGGACATGAATGGAGCCCTAAGATTTGCTGTAAAGGCCCAGAACATGGATCCTACTCTTGATGGCCTTCCTCAGTTGCTGGCAActctaaatatatatgtctctGCTGAGAATAAAATCAATGGTGAAGTTGATTGGTATAGGGTGCTTGGTGTACAGCCCTCAGCCGATGATGAGACAATTCGGAAAAGTTATAGGAAGCTTGCCCTTATTCTTCACCCAGACAAAAATAAAGCAATTGGTTCAGATGGAGCGTTCAAAATACTATCTGAAGCCTGGAGCGTGCTTTCTGATAAGATCAAGAGAATATCACATGATCAGAGGCGGAACTGGGGGACTATATGCAAGAAAACTCCGAATGGAAGTTTTCCGATGTCACATGAACATGATCGCTTTTATCATCCTGGTCCAAGTAGCCAAAAGTTCAGTCCAAGGGTCTCTGTGGGAGCTTCTCATCTCAGTAGTGTATCAGCTCATACTACTACACCACCATATAAGCCCACATTTTGGACTGCCTGCAATGCTTGCAAAGTGCAGTTTGAGTTCATGACTCGATATGTGAATCGCCATCTTCGATGTCCCAACTGTCATCAGTCCTTCATGGCTGTTGAGATTCTGCCCCCACCAATAAATGGGAATGGTTTGTTTTCCTCACAGGCTTCATCTATTCTGCAGCGGAATCCCAGTAAAATGAAGCTTTCTGGTAAAGCAGATTCAATGGGCTTTTGTTATAGCAACTTACCAG GTTTCCAATCAAACTTTGGGTTGGAGCACACCCAGAGGACGCACTTTTCTATGAAGGCTAATGGTGGTGTAAGGGGCATGTCATCTAATGCCAGTTTCAGTTCTAAACTGGACGCTGGGGGGCCTAGGAAAAAGAGACGCCCACTCGAACCAGGGGCTAATTGTAGGGAGAGAGAAGATACCGGAAGCCGCATTGTGACAGCAATAGGAGGAGGTGGTTCGATGATGGAAACTGGAGGTGGAGCAAGTCGGCCAAACAGTACAAGGGAGCTGTCACAGCTAGAAACTCGAAGCTTATTAATGCAGAAGGCCAGGACAGAAATCCAGAAGAGACTTAGTGAATGGAGTATGATGAAACACGTTGCAGGCAAATCATCTTTTTCAACAAAGAAGGTCAAGGAGCAtcagaaagaaatgaaaaattcaaCTTCTAATGGGGTGCAAGATGGTGCCAGCAGATTGAGACAGCACATGGACATGAAGGAAGCCTATCAAACTGAGAAGCCTTCTTGTGCTACTTCAACAGTTGATATGGAGGTAGACTGTTCTGCCAATTCAATGAGCGTCCCAGATCCagatttttatgattttgaCAAGAATCGTGTAGAGTCATCGTTCGGTGATAACCAAATTTGGGCCATTTATGATGATGACGACGGGATGCCGCGCTACTATGCTTTTGTTCACAATTTGATATCTGCAAAGCCATTTAAAATGCGGATTAGTTGGCTCAGTTCCAAAAGCAACCTGGAGTTCAGTCCTGTGAAGTGGGTAGCATCTGGTTTTCCCAAGACGTGTGGGAACTTGCGCATTGGGAAGTCTGAAGTCTATGATTCTCTCTATTCTTTCTCACACAGGGTGAAGTGGACCAAAGGACCCAGAGGCATAATTCAGATTTATCCCATCAAAGGTGATGTTTGGGCTCTCTATAGGAACTGGTCTGCTGATTGGAATGAGTTCACGTCAGATGAGATCATACACAGCTATGACATGGTCGAAGTCCTTGAAGATTACCGTGAGGATTGTGGTGTGACTGTTGCTCCCCTGGTCAAAGTTCCTGGCTTCAGGGCTGTATTTCAGAAGCATTTGGATCCAACTAAAGTTCGGAAAATTCCAAGGGAGGAAATGTTCCGCTTCTCGCATCAAATCCCTTCTCACAAGCTTTCAGGTCAGGAAGCCACCCATGCTCCTAAGGGATGTTGGGAGCTTGATCCTGCATCCACTCCTCTGGAACTTCTTCAAGTAGTAACTGAATGCAGCAAGGAAGAAGATCTGTTGGTTGGTCCTAGAATGCCCACGGGAGAAGTTAGGGGTAATGGCAATATTACTGCGggaaatatttcaaaaaaggaTGTTGAAAACAATGTATCGGAAGCAGCACTAAAGGCAGGGGGAAAGGTACAAGGAAAGAAGCTTTTGGTGTATCAACGAAGACGTAGAGGAAGAAAGCAAAATGTCCGGTGCTGA